In Ailuropoda melanoleuca isolate Jingjing chromosome 4, ASM200744v2, whole genome shotgun sequence, the following proteins share a genomic window:
- the NANOS3 gene encoding nanos homolog 3 — protein MGTFDLWTDYLGLARLVGALRGEEEPETRPDPQPQPAPGPEARRPSPESSPAPERLCSFCKHNGESRAIYQSHVLKDEAGRVLCPILRDYVCPQCGATRDRAHTRRFCPLTGQGYTSVYSYTTRNSAGKKVSRPDKARMQDAGNRRAGTGAAAAAAACAGSKGTGKSSGPSPSSCCPSTSA, from the exons ATGGGAACCTTCGACCTATGGACAGATTACCTGGGTTTGGCACGTCTGGTGGGGGCTCTGCGTGGGGAAGAGGAGCCTGAAACCAGGCCGGACCCCCAGCCACAGCCAGCTCCAGGACCAGAGGCTCGGAGGCCCAGCCCGGAATCTTCACCAGCTCCTGAACGCCTGTGCTCTTTCTGCAAACACAACGGCGAGTCCCGGGCCATCTACCAGTCCCATGTGCTCAAGGATGAGGCGGGCCGAGTGCTGTGTCCTATCCTGCGTGACTACGTGTGCCCCCAGTGCGGTGCCACGCGCGACCGTGCCCACACGCGCCGTTTCTGCCCGCTCACCGGCCAGGGCTACACCTCTGTCTACAGCTACACCACCCGCAACTCAGCTGGCAAGAAGGTCTCCCGGCCTGACAAGGCAAGGATGCAGGACGCAGGGAATCGCCGAGCGGGaacaggagcagcagcagcagcagcagcgtgTGCAG GTTCCAAAGGTACGGGGAAGTCTTCTGGACCCTCGCCttcttcctgctgcccctccaCTTCTGCCTAG